In Eriocheir sinensis breed Jianghai 21 chromosome 29, ASM2467909v1, whole genome shotgun sequence, a single genomic region encodes these proteins:
- the LOC127004906 gene encoding threonine aspartase 1-like isoform X2, producing MKNACLQAIEVLRGGGNAVDAVCTATQVLEDSPRTNAGFGSSLTAEGKVECDASVMDGHTLRHGAVGAVPGVRNPVLLARQILDAQSHPLPGGLVPPSFLAGPGAQVWAASNNVETCQPEDLVAERSQRIHEESRRNIQRLEEGGTKRRRYTLPEEEEEMQGGLLDTVGAVCVDSSGYVASAVSSGGLLLKHTGRVGQAAVYGCGCWAENNCDGSGVSIGVSTTGCGEHLIRTMFARLCARAAIAPELGTNITHAVTTHFLESEFLEGVHPRMAGALILRYDPQAAMSDLYWLHTTRTMGVCYMTTNDRKPQAQFSELAEDKIGISVNLQCKSFGGGLPITTAGEIQPGPSHIGLLVPGQEEEEEEEEEEEEREKGESSDEEEEPG from the exons ATGAAGAATGCGTGTCTTCAG GCTATTGAAGTCCTGCGAGGGGGAGGGAATGCAGTGGACGCCGTGTGCACCGCAACGCAGGTCTTGGAGGACTCGCCACGCACCAACGCTGGGTTTGGCTCCTCCCTGACAGCTGAAG GCAAAGTAGAGTGCGATGCCAGCGTGATGGATGGCCATACCCTGCGGCACGGTGCGGTGGGGGCAGTGCCAGGCGTGAGGAACCCTGTGTTGCTGGCCAGACAAATCCTCGATGCTCAATCTCATCCTCTCCCAGGTGGCCTTGTTCCCCCGAG CTTCTTGGCAGGTCCCGGGGCGCAGGTTTGGGCTGCCTCAAACAACGTGGAGACCTGTCAACCGGAGGACCTGGTGGCGG AGCGGTCGCAGCGCATTCACGAGGAGAGCAGAAGAAACATTcagaggctggaggagggagggaccaaGAGGCGGAGGTATACACtgccggaggaggaagaggaaatgcag GGTGGTCTCTTGGACACTGTGGGGGCCGTGTGTGTGGACAGCTCGGGCTATGTGGCGAGTGCTGTGTCCAGTGGGGGTCTGCTGTTGAAACACACGGGGCGGGTGGGCCAGGCAGCTGTGTATGGCTGTGGCTGCTGGGCGGAAAACAACTGTGATG GCAGCGGTGTCAGCATAGGAGTGAGCACCACGGGCTGCGGAGAGCACCTCATCCGTACCATGTTTGCGCGCCTGTGTGCCCGCGCCGCCATCGCGCCGGAGCTTGGGACCAACATCACCCACGCAGTCACCACCCACTTCCTTG AAAGTGAATTTTTGGAGGGTGTTCACCCTAGAATGGCTGGAGCGCTGATCCTCCGCTACGACCCTCAGGCAGCCATGAGTGACCTGTACTGGCTCCACACCACCCGCACCATGGGGGTCTGCTACATGACCACCAACGACCGCAAGCCACAG GCCCAGTTTTCAGAACTTGCCGAGGACAAGATTGGCATTTCAGTTAATCTTCAGTGCAAGTCCTTTGGAGGAGGCTTGCCCATCACCACCGCAGGGGAGATACAGCCGGGGCCATCCCACATTGGCCTGCTGGTGCCggggcaggaagaagaagaagaggaggaggaggaggaggaggagagggagaagggtgaatctagcgacgaggaagaggagccaGGGTAA
- the LOC127004906 gene encoding threonine aspartase 1-like isoform X1 — MSGVVAVHVGAGSHSSSLKGEYKTLMKNACLQAIEVLRGGGNAVDAVCTATQVLEDSPRTNAGFGSSLTAEGKVECDASVMDGHTLRHGAVGAVPGVRNPVLLARQILDAQSHPLPGGLVPPSFLAGPGAQVWAASNNVETCQPEDLVAERSQRIHEESRRNIQRLEEGGTKRRRYTLPEEEEEMQGGLLDTVGAVCVDSSGYVASAVSSGGLLLKHTGRVGQAAVYGCGCWAENNCDGSGVSIGVSTTGCGEHLIRTMFARLCARAAIAPELGTNITHAVTTHFLESEFLEGVHPRMAGALILRYDPQAAMSDLYWLHTTRTMGVCYMTTNDRKPQAQFSELAEDKIGISVNLQCKSFGGGLPITTAGEIQPGPSHIGLLVPGQEEEEEEEEEEEEREKGESSDEEEEPG; from the exons ATGTCGGGGGTGGTGGCGGTGCATGTAG GAGCTGGAAgtcactcctcttccctcaaaGGAGAATACAAAACGTTAATGAAGAATGCGTGTCTTCAG GCTATTGAAGTCCTGCGAGGGGGAGGGAATGCAGTGGACGCCGTGTGCACCGCAACGCAGGTCTTGGAGGACTCGCCACGCACCAACGCTGGGTTTGGCTCCTCCCTGACAGCTGAAG GCAAAGTAGAGTGCGATGCCAGCGTGATGGATGGCCATACCCTGCGGCACGGTGCGGTGGGGGCAGTGCCAGGCGTGAGGAACCCTGTGTTGCTGGCCAGACAAATCCTCGATGCTCAATCTCATCCTCTCCCAGGTGGCCTTGTTCCCCCGAG CTTCTTGGCAGGTCCCGGGGCGCAGGTTTGGGCTGCCTCAAACAACGTGGAGACCTGTCAACCGGAGGACCTGGTGGCGG AGCGGTCGCAGCGCATTCACGAGGAGAGCAGAAGAAACATTcagaggctggaggagggagggaccaaGAGGCGGAGGTATACACtgccggaggaggaagaggaaatgcag GGTGGTCTCTTGGACACTGTGGGGGCCGTGTGTGTGGACAGCTCGGGCTATGTGGCGAGTGCTGTGTCCAGTGGGGGTCTGCTGTTGAAACACACGGGGCGGGTGGGCCAGGCAGCTGTGTATGGCTGTGGCTGCTGGGCGGAAAACAACTGTGATG GCAGCGGTGTCAGCATAGGAGTGAGCACCACGGGCTGCGGAGAGCACCTCATCCGTACCATGTTTGCGCGCCTGTGTGCCCGCGCCGCCATCGCGCCGGAGCTTGGGACCAACATCACCCACGCAGTCACCACCCACTTCCTTG AAAGTGAATTTTTGGAGGGTGTTCACCCTAGAATGGCTGGAGCGCTGATCCTCCGCTACGACCCTCAGGCAGCCATGAGTGACCTGTACTGGCTCCACACCACCCGCACCATGGGGGTCTGCTACATGACCACCAACGACCGCAAGCCACAG GCCCAGTTTTCAGAACTTGCCGAGGACAAGATTGGCATTTCAGTTAATCTTCAGTGCAAGTCCTTTGGAGGAGGCTTGCCCATCACCACCGCAGGGGAGATACAGCCGGGGCCATCCCACATTGGCCTGCTGGTGCCggggcaggaagaagaagaagaggaggaggaggaggaggaggagagggagaagggtgaatctagcgacgaggaagaggagccaGGGTAA